A single region of the Deefgea piscis genome encodes:
- a CDS encoding 3-deoxy-7-phosphoheptulonate synthase, whose amino-acid sequence MNSQDLENINVTSFDAMPSPEELHARLPLSESAAQVVDAGREALKNILDRQDDRLIVVVGPCSIHDPVAGLEYARRLKALQAEVKDSLLLVMRVYFEKPRTTTGWKGYINDPFMDDSFQVDLGMEKARRFLLDVCELGLPTATEALDPISPQYLGDLIAWTAIGARTTESQTHREMSSGLSTPVGFKNGTDGDISIAINAILSASHPHSFLGLNGQGRVSIVRTRGNQYGHVVLRGGDGRPNYDTVSVAMAEQALKKAKLPCNIIVDCSHANSYKKPELQPLVMNDVINQIVNGSQALVGVMIESNLVVGNQKIPVDLSQLIYGCSVTDGCIDWASTESMLRDAAQRLAAAKAARA is encoded by the coding sequence ATGAACAGCCAAGACTTAGAGAATATCAACGTCACTTCGTTTGACGCGATGCCCTCACCCGAAGAATTACACGCCCGTTTACCGCTTTCTGAATCCGCCGCCCAAGTAGTGGATGCAGGGCGAGAAGCCTTAAAAAACATTCTCGATCGCCAAGATGACCGCCTGATTGTTGTGGTTGGCCCTTGCTCGATTCATGATCCAGTGGCCGGTTTAGAATACGCGCGCCGTTTGAAAGCACTGCAAGCCGAAGTTAAAGACAGTTTATTGCTGGTGATGCGAGTTTATTTTGAAAAACCGCGTACCACCACTGGTTGGAAAGGCTATATCAACGATCCATTTATGGATGATTCATTCCAAGTCGATTTAGGTATGGAAAAAGCGCGGCGCTTTTTGCTTGACGTGTGCGAGCTGGGCTTGCCGACGGCTACCGAAGCGCTTGATCCGATCTCGCCGCAATATCTGGGCGATTTAATCGCATGGACGGCGATTGGTGCGCGCACTACTGAATCGCAAACGCATCGTGAAATGTCATCCGGCCTATCCACGCCAGTGGGGTTTAAAAATGGCACCGATGGCGATATCAGTATTGCGATTAATGCGATTTTATCGGCGTCGCACCCGCATTCATTCTTGGGCTTGAACGGCCAAGGCCGTGTCTCGATTGTGCGTACGCGCGGTAATCAATACGGGCATGTGGTGCTGCGTGGCGGTGATGGTCGACCAAACTACGATACCGTATCGGTGGCAATGGCCGAGCAAGCGCTTAAAAAAGCCAAATTACCGTGCAATATCATCGTCGATTGCTCGCATGCCAATAGCTATAAAAAGCCGGAATTACAGCCACTGGTGATGAATGATGTGATCAATCAAATCGTCAACGGCAGCCAAGCTTTGGTGGGCGTGATGATCGAGTCGAATTTAGTCGTTGGCAATCAAAAAATCCCCGTTGATTTATCGCAATTGATTTATGGCTGCTCGGTTACCGATGGTTGTATTGATTGGGCTAGCACCGAAAGTATGTTGCGCGACGCCGCGCAACGCTTGGCCGCAGCCAAAGCCGCTCGGGCTTAA
- a CDS encoding substrate-binding periplasmic protein yields the protein MRLIVGMLLLSLSLSCAAQKLRLLAAEYPPYTSQALPKQGALIEVVKKTLSPHYQLEIVFVPWARALNELKANRADGIIGVWPNSYVDTGFRASSPIFISKLGFYVPTAQLVPLLDLNQLQGRIAGGVRNYGYPTTLYKTGVRIEVANDDQSNLKKLAAGRISFAILEKAVGEYLLTQPELAPIAHQVSWQEPALAEAALSIAFAPKASAALAAFETALRQLTLSGELQQIANRYQIDLPSSTVIVAP from the coding sequence ATGCGTCTGATCGTGGGGATGTTGTTGCTTAGCTTGAGTTTGAGCTGCGCCGCACAAAAATTACGCTTGCTGGCGGCAGAATATCCACCCTATACCTCGCAAGCCTTGCCCAAGCAAGGCGCGTTGATTGAGGTGGTCAAAAAAACCTTGTCGCCACACTATCAATTAGAAATTGTTTTTGTACCGTGGGCGCGGGCGCTCAATGAATTAAAAGCCAATCGCGCCGACGGCATTATTGGCGTTTGGCCCAATAGTTATGTGGATACCGGCTTTCGGGCATCGAGCCCGATTTTTATCAGCAAACTGGGCTTTTATGTGCCCACCGCGCAGTTGGTGCCGCTGTTAGATTTAAATCAATTGCAGGGGCGGATTGCTGGCGGGGTACGCAATTATGGTTATCCAACCACGCTGTATAAAACCGGTGTACGCATTGAGGTTGCCAACGACGATCAAAGTAATTTAAAAAAACTCGCCGCAGGGCGAATCTCTTTTGCGATTTTAGAAAAAGCCGTTGGCGAATATTTATTGACGCAGCCAGAATTAGCCCCTATCGCCCACCAAGTGAGCTGGCAAGAGCCAGCCTTGGCAGAGGCGGCACTGAGCATAGCTTTTGCGCCGAAGGCCAGCGCGGCATTGGCCGCATTTGAAACCGCGCTACGCCAGCTCACCCTATCGGGTGAACTTCAACAAATCGCCAACCGCTACCAAATCGACTTACCCAGTAGTACGGTCATCGTCGCACCCTAG
- a CDS encoding LysR family transcriptional regulator: MIFLAVIYQYFSSIMTKLPSFKLLMGFEAAARLGSFSRAADELCLSQSAISHQILQLETQLAQPLFLRVGRGVELTVAGEVLLRSVQRSLSVLAGGLAQIDTYLDPGLVVIVAPAALLQGWLQPQLAALQAAIPELCLVLSVDESARYIDEVDVDLFISQRPLQQAGVQDHSWLSDEWVAVVSPQRMPELQALPVHQHHQVMGLISLEADFQNEGPSHQFRQQLAAFRRRRIYDDVRLQLDAVCRGDGMAYVLRRQASEYLQTGQLLILPDYPRLAAAPWILSSVAGEPRAEIVRQVRDFLLQAGEAEAAF; encoded by the coding sequence ATGATATTTTTAGCGGTAATTTATCAATATTTCTCATCAATTATGACCAAACTACCGTCGTTTAAATTATTAATGGGTTTTGAAGCCGCCGCTCGCTTGGGGAGTTTTTCGCGGGCCGCCGATGAATTGTGCTTATCGCAATCGGCAATCAGTCATCAAATTTTGCAATTAGAAACACAGCTGGCGCAGCCCTTGTTTTTACGCGTTGGTCGTGGCGTTGAGCTCACGGTGGCGGGCGAGGTGCTGCTGCGCAGCGTGCAACGTTCACTGTCGGTGCTGGCTGGCGGTTTAGCGCAAATTGACACCTATCTGGACCCCGGACTGGTGGTGATTGTTGCGCCTGCGGCCTTGTTGCAAGGTTGGCTACAGCCGCAATTGGCCGCGTTGCAAGCGGCGATTCCCGAGTTATGTTTGGTGCTATCGGTGGACGAGTCGGCGCGGTATATCGACGAAGTAGACGTTGATTTATTCATTAGCCAGCGGCCATTACAGCAAGCCGGTGTGCAAGATCACTCTTGGCTTAGCGATGAATGGGTGGCCGTGGTTAGCCCGCAGCGAATGCCCGAATTACAAGCGCTGCCAGTCCATCAGCACCATCAAGTGATGGGTCTGATTTCGCTGGAGGCGGATTTTCAAAACGAAGGTCCCAGCCATCAGTTTCGTCAGCAACTAGCCGCTTTTCGCCGGCGGCGAATTTATGACGATGTGCGTTTGCAGCTGGATGCCGTTTGCCGTGGTGATGGGATGGCCTATGTGTTGCGGCGGCAAGCTAGTGAGTATTTGCAAACTGGGCAATTACTTATTTTGCCCGACTATCCGCGTTTAGCCGCCGCGCCGTGGATTTTATCGAGCGTTGCGGGCGAACCGCGTGCTGAGATTGTGCGCCAAGTGCGGGATTTTTTGCTGCAAGCTGGCGAAGCCGAGGCGGCGTTTTGA
- a CDS encoding histidine kinase N-terminal 7TM domain-containing protein, which yields MNWPALVLFSCTIFTLALALLTARRNAFPAKFYYVGMLLSSAWWSGAAGMENWQTAPADKILWAKLAWLGIVTVPCYWTLFVWAYVKGDDRRPTWFGQLALWLMPLLTCLIAFTNDQHHWLYVSTLPVSDAPGAAIRYEHGPWFYLCALYLYGYMTLSMLVIINALARANALYRQHYLGLAIAMAIPWLANAAHLTGLVTLFDFDPTPFSFLIMGGIFYWLITHRQWFDLLPIAHDVLFDAIPDAVLVINDQQQIARLNHAARALPNMPANAIGLPLKLLPSFDNLLPTLWDRLLPVEFELQLGDAYFDLRSVTIYYLQQPIGLLLVLRNITHHKHNQLALQQALISLEAQLESNAQLQQQLHQAAILDPLTNLHNRRFLDEVTPNLLSHSTQQQQTISLVMIDLDHFKTINDHYGHSAGDEVLRHMAQLLRRYSRQTDLLFRLGGEEFLVIFPDTSATQALRLTEVWREQLLAQPALVHGTPMPVTFSAGIVEVAYASNTFDTAIAYADMALYRAKDAGRNRSELASPKHKISIEPLSTTAMFD from the coding sequence ATGAATTGGCCGGCGTTAGTATTATTCAGCTGCACGATCTTTACGCTGGCGTTGGCGCTATTGACTGCGCGGCGTAATGCATTCCCCGCTAAATTTTATTATGTCGGCATGTTGCTATCATCGGCATGGTGGAGTGGTGCAGCGGGGATGGAGAACTGGCAAACCGCGCCAGCAGATAAAATTTTGTGGGCCAAACTCGCTTGGCTAGGCATCGTCACGGTGCCTTGCTATTGGACGCTATTTGTTTGGGCCTATGTCAAAGGCGATGATCGTCGTCCAACTTGGTTTGGGCAATTGGCGCTGTGGTTGATGCCGCTACTCACCTGCCTGATTGCTTTTACCAATGATCAGCATCATTGGCTGTATGTGAGTACATTGCCAGTGAGCGATGCTCCGGGGGCGGCGATTCGCTATGAACATGGCCCATGGTTTTATTTATGTGCCTTGTATTTATACGGTTATATGACGTTGAGTATGTTGGTCATTATTAATGCCCTCGCTCGCGCCAATGCACTGTATCGCCAGCATTATCTCGGTTTGGCGATCGCGATGGCGATTCCGTGGTTAGCCAATGCCGCGCATTTAACCGGATTGGTTACGCTGTTTGATTTTGATCCGACGCCATTTAGTTTTTTAATTATGGGCGGGATTTTTTATTGGCTGATTACCCATCGGCAATGGTTTGATTTATTGCCAATCGCGCATGATGTGTTATTTGACGCGATTCCCGATGCCGTGTTGGTGATTAATGATCAGCAGCAAATCGCCAGATTGAATCACGCAGCGCGAGCGTTACCCAATATGCCGGCCAATGCGATTGGTTTGCCGCTTAAATTACTACCTTCATTTGATAATTTATTACCGACTTTATGGGATCGTTTGCTCCCGGTTGAGTTTGAGTTGCAATTGGGCGACGCGTATTTTGATTTGCGCTCGGTTACCATTTATTATTTGCAGCAGCCGATTGGTCTATTGCTGGTGCTGCGCAATATCACCCACCATAAACATAATCAGTTGGCTTTACAGCAAGCGTTGATTTCACTTGAAGCGCAATTGGAATCGAACGCACAATTGCAACAACAGCTGCATCAAGCGGCGATTCTTGATCCATTAACCAATCTGCACAATCGGCGCTTTTTGGATGAAGTCACCCCCAACTTACTCAGTCATAGCACGCAACAGCAGCAAACGATTAGCTTGGTGATGATCGATTTAGATCACTTTAAAACCATTAATGATCACTATGGGCATAGTGCAGGCGACGAAGTTTTACGGCATATGGCGCAATTATTACGCCGCTATAGTCGGCAAACTGATTTGCTATTTCGTTTGGGTGGCGAGGAGTTTTTAGTTATTTTTCCCGACACCAGCGCCACCCAAGCCTTGCGACTCACTGAAGTTTGGCGCGAACAATTGCTCGCTCAGCCAGCTTTAGTGCATGGCACGCCAATGCCGGTAACTTTTTCGGCCGGGATTGTCGAGGTCGCCTATGCTAGCAATACCTTTGATACCGCCATCGCTTACGCTGATATGGCCTTGTATCGGGCTAAAGATGCGGGCCGTAATCGCAGCGAATTAGCCAGCCCCAAGCATAAAATCTCGATTGAACCCTTGAGCACCACGGCAATGTTTGACTAA
- a CDS encoding aminotransferase class V-fold PLP-dependent enzyme: MSDATATHCSEIYLDANATTPILPAAQAAMIRVLSDNFGNPGSPHGAGIRARIELDRARAAVAAVLQLPADDLIFTSGATEGIQTAVLSALYPQRSAALVRVLYGATEHKAVPEALAHWGEILGLTLELLPIPVDQQGRHDLCWLAENAKGAALVCTMAANNETGAISDLDGIAGVLDALPVRPLWLVDGVQALGKLAVDWLGLRIDYAPFSGHKLHAPKGIGLLYARAGAPFTRLLAGGGQESNARCGTENLPGIAALGAVCEALLAGQFGPAGALAVAQQRLKTALQHAFPQLMINSPSQHCLPTTINFSLLGIPSKCLLDLFDALGLRLSAGSACNSKNAKPSFVLMAMGLGEERASSAIRLSISPNVCAADIDAAVERIALAGHILQTHLNDMLQLEQVALPDEDLELSSRYAVTAEQLPAWIAAHPAGVLIDIREQWEQAACCPSLGLTIAAQPLSQLPTWLSQIALDQPLLLACRSGRRSGQLLSLMRAKGYSQTWHLADGLAGLPMPSVAD, from the coding sequence ATGAGCGACGCGACTGCCACACATTGCAGTGAAATTTATCTGGATGCCAACGCCACCACGCCGATTTTGCCGGCGGCGCAAGCGGCGATGATTCGGGTACTTAGCGATAATTTTGGCAATCCGGGCAGCCCGCATGGCGCAGGGATTCGCGCGCGCATTGAGCTCGATCGCGCCCGCGCTGCCGTTGCTGCGGTGTTGCAATTGCCTGCAGACGATTTGATTTTTACTTCCGGTGCCACCGAAGGCATCCAAACAGCGGTGCTGTCGGCACTGTATCCGCAGCGCAGCGCGGCGTTGGTGCGGGTGTTATACGGTGCCACAGAGCATAAAGCCGTTCCCGAGGCGCTGGCGCATTGGGGCGAAATTTTGGGCCTCACGCTGGAGTTGCTGCCAATACCGGTTGATCAACAAGGTCGACATGATTTGTGCTGGCTGGCTGAAAACGCCAAGGGCGCAGCCTTGGTGTGTACCATGGCCGCCAATAATGAAACCGGCGCCATTAGCGATTTAGACGGCATTGCCGGTGTGCTCGATGCGCTACCAGTACGGCCCTTATGGTTGGTGGATGGCGTACAGGCCCTGGGCAAATTGGCGGTCGATTGGCTCGGCTTGCGAATTGATTATGCGCCGTTCTCGGGGCATAAATTACACGCCCCCAAGGGCATCGGTTTGCTGTATGCGCGTGCCGGTGCGCCATTTACGCGGCTTTTGGCGGGTGGTGGGCAAGAGAGCAATGCGCGCTGCGGTACTGAAAACCTACCCGGCATTGCCGCTTTGGGTGCAGTGTGCGAAGCGCTGTTGGCTGGGCAGTTCGGGCCAGCGGGGGCGCTCGCTGTGGCGCAGCAACGGCTAAAAACTGCGCTGCAACACGCCTTTCCGCAACTGATGATCAATAGCCCTAGCCAGCACTGTTTACCCACGACGATTAATTTTTCTTTACTCGGCATCCCAAGCAAATGCTTGCTCGATTTGTTTGACGCGCTCGGTTTACGGCTCAGTGCTGGCTCGGCGTGCAATAGCAAAAACGCCAAACCGAGCTTTGTGTTAATGGCGATGGGTTTAGGCGAAGAGCGCGCCTCTAGCGCGATTCGGTTGTCGATTTCGCCCAACGTTTGCGCTGCCGATATCGACGCTGCCGTTGAACGAATCGCCCTCGCCGGACACATTCTGCAAACCCATCTGAATGATATGCTGCAGCTGGAACAAGTGGCGTTGCCAGATGAAGACCTAGAGCTCTCTAGCCGCTACGCCGTCACCGCCGAGCAATTGCCCGCGTGGATCGCCGCGCATCCGGCTGGGGTTTTAATCGATATTCGTGAGCAATGGGAACAAGCCGCGTGTTGCCCATCGCTTGGGCTGACCATCGCTGCGCAGCCATTGAGCCAATTGCCGACTTGGTTAAGCCAGATCGCGCTCGATCAGCCCTTGTTACTTGCTTGCCGCAGTGGCCGGCGTAGCGGGCAGTTACTCAGCCTGATGCGCGCTAAAGGCTATAGCCAAACTTGGCATTTGGCAGATGGCCTGGCGGGCTTGCCGATGCCAAGTGTTGCTGACTAA
- a CDS encoding agmatine deiminase family protein has product MHPRRRFLKHTLGAAGSSLLLGAGISLPNVAQANNDTIWTMPDEAAPHRATWMAYGPQATIWGPRLMHGARANLASIAKTIAQFEPVNMLVRAADYDIAAKQCGSSVQLIVQEIDDLWIRDTGAVFVKNQQHQIGAIDFHFNGWGNKQSHARDARVAAMMIRNTAVTTLATRLVLEGGAIEVDGDGSAIITESCVLNANRNPGVSKAHIETELKRLLGLNKIIWLPGIAGRDITDGHTDFYARFTEPGVVVAHIDHDPDSYDYAVTRRHLNLLRAATDAKGRKLEVIELPGPNSIRQQFSNDEFTAGYINFYVCNHAVICPQFGDSKTDRNTRDILRDLFPSRDVVQLNIDAIAAGGGGIHCATQQQIA; this is encoded by the coding sequence ATGCATCCACGTCGCCGTTTTTTAAAACACACGCTCGGCGCCGCCGGTAGCAGCCTGCTGCTGGGCGCGGGGATTTCACTCCCCAACGTCGCGCAAGCCAATAACGACACCATTTGGACCATGCCCGATGAAGCCGCACCGCATCGCGCAACGTGGATGGCTTATGGTCCACAAGCGACGATTTGGGGGCCGCGCCTGATGCATGGCGCACGCGCCAATTTAGCCAGCATCGCCAAAACCATTGCGCAATTTGAACCGGTGAATATGCTGGTGCGGGCGGCCGATTACGACATCGCCGCCAAGCAATGCGGCAGTAGTGTGCAGCTGATCGTGCAAGAGATTGATGATTTGTGGATTCGCGATACCGGCGCAGTGTTTGTTAAAAATCAGCAGCACCAAATTGGCGCGATTGATTTTCATTTTAATGGTTGGGGCAATAAACAAAGCCATGCTCGTGATGCACGCGTTGCGGCGATGATGATTCGCAATACCGCAGTCACCACTTTAGCCACGCGTTTAGTGCTCGAAGGCGGCGCAATTGAAGTCGATGGCGACGGCAGCGCCATCATCACCGAAAGCTGCGTGCTCAATGCCAATCGCAATCCGGGCGTGAGCAAAGCCCACATCGAAACCGAGCTAAAGCGTTTGCTTGGGCTGAACAAAATCATCTGGTTACCCGGCATTGCGGGCCGCGATATTACCGACGGCCATACTGATTTTTATGCCCGCTTTACCGAGCCCGGTGTGGTGGTGGCGCATATCGATCATGACCCTGATTCCTACGATTACGCAGTGACTCGGCGGCATTTAAACCTATTACGCGCAGCCACCGATGCCAAAGGCCGCAAGCTCGAAGTGATCGAACTACCAGGACCGAATTCAATTCGCCAGCAGTTTAGTAATGATGAATTTACTGCCGGGTATATTAATTTTTATGTTTGCAATCACGCCGTCATTTGCCCGCAATTTGGCGATAGCAAAACCGATCGCAATACCCGCGATATCTTGCGCGATTTATTCCCTAGCCGAGATGTGGTTCAACTGAATATCGATGCCATTGCCGCCGGTGGTGGCGGCATCCATTGCGCCACCCAGCAGCAAATAGCCTAG
- a CDS encoding cytochrome b yields the protein MLKNTRHSYGKVARLLHWLCAIAVIAALACIELKGYFPKGDPWRDGLKMAHIQAGIIVFWLVIPRFIWRTANRSPLITPSPAPLIMKVADLTHWLLYALMFCMPILGVAFIQGFGKPVDFFGWILPTMFTMTPETAKDVKDVHEFLGNTLLWLVILHVGAGLWHQRIIKDDTMSRMIGPIRNDD from the coding sequence ATGCTAAAAAACACTCGCCATAGCTATGGCAAAGTCGCTCGTCTATTGCATTGGCTCTGTGCTATCGCGGTGATCGCTGCCTTGGCGTGTATTGAGCTAAAGGGGTATTTTCCCAAAGGCGATCCGTGGCGCGATGGCTTGAAAATGGCGCATATTCAAGCTGGCATCATCGTTTTTTGGTTGGTAATCCCACGCTTTATTTGGCGCACCGCCAATCGCTCGCCGCTGATTACACCCAGCCCAGCACCCTTGATTATGAAAGTTGCCGATTTAACGCACTGGCTTTTATATGCGCTGATGTTTTGCATGCCGATTTTGGGCGTGGCATTTATTCAAGGTTTTGGTAAACCGGTGGATTTTTTCGGCTGGATTTTGCCAACGATGTTCACCATGACCCCCGAAACCGCCAAAGACGTCAAAGACGTGCATGAGTTTTTGGGCAATACGCTGCTGTGGTTAGTCATTTTGCACGTCGGCGCAGGGCTGTGGCATCAACGTATTATTAAAGACGATACGATGAGCCGAATGATAGGGCCAATTCGTAATGATGATTAA